In Spirosoma pollinicola, the genomic window CCAGCAAAGATATGGTGCGCTGGCAGGAGCAACCCATTGCTTTATACCCTGATAGTTTAGGCTGGATTTTCTCGGGTAGTGCCGTTGTTGATGTTAACAACACCAGTGGTTTTGGTAAGAATGGGCAAACACCATTGGTCGCCATTTTTACGCACCACAATTCAACATTAGAAAAAGCAAAATCAGATAAGTTTCAATACCAAAGTCTGGCGTATAGCCTTGACGAAGGTAAAACCTGGACGAAATATGCCGGGAATCCGGTTCTGCAAAACCCCGGCATTACTGATTTTCGGGACCCTAAAGTGCGTTGGTTTGAACCGCAGAAAAAGTGGATTATGACCCTTGCCACTAAAGACCGTATCACGTTTTACTCCTCGCCAAACCTGAAGAACTGGACACGCGAAAGTGATTTTGGCAGTAACCTGGGGGCTCACGGGGGTGTGTGGGAGTGCCCTGATTTGTTCCCATTGACGTATAACGGGAGACAGGCATGGGTGTTACTCGTTAGTATTAATCCCGGTGGCCCCAACGGAGGCTCGGCTACTCAATACTTTGTGGGCGATTTTGATGGTAAAAACTTCAAGCCGTATTCTACTAAAACCAAATGGATGGATTATGGAACAGACAATTACGCGGGTGTAACATTTGCCAATACAGGCAACCGGACTATTCTGATGGGATGGATGAGCAACTGGCAGTATGCACGCGATGTGCCTACAGTTGCCTGGCGCAGTGCCACGACTGTACCACGCGAACTTGGCCTCGCAGAGGTCAATAAAGAACTGTTGCTCACATCCAAACCAATAAAAGAACTGGATGTTCTGGATGGTCAGGGCTTCTCGTTGAAAAACCTGCCCGTTAAAGGTCAGTATGATTTGACCGCCAAAACTAAAAATGAAACAGGCTTATTCAAGCTTGACCTGTCGACTCAAAATACGAATGATTTTTCAATCGTGCTGGCCAACGACAAGGGCAACGAATTGGTAGTCGGCTACGACAAAAGCGCAAACGTATTTTATATAGATCGCAGCCGTTCTGGAAAAACTGACTTTGAGAAAGGATTTGCCGGTCGTCACACGGCTCCGCGATCGGCTGTAGCTACCAAAATTTCGCTCACACTTCTTGTTGATGCAGCCTCTGTCGAGTTATTCGCCGACAATGGACTTAGCGTCATGACCGATATATTTTTTCCGGAAAAGGATATGACCCGGCTGTCTGTTAAGTCGGCAAAAGGCGTAACTATTTCCAGTATGAACTACACAAAGATAACAGCCGGAAGTAAGGCCGGTCAGTAAAGAGTTTACCTATGATAAACGTGATGAGTACCGGTGCTGGCTTGTGTTGACATAAAGCCAGGTCGGATGTAAACAAAAACGGTGTCGAGAAATCTCGACACCGTTTTTGTTTTTAAATGCTTATATAAACAGGCTGAGGAACAACAACGATTTCCACCTGATCCAGTTCGTTTTGTTGGCGTAAGTCCTGCGCGATTTTAGTGATCTGATTGCCAAGTTTACCCTGGTCTTCTATACTGGACCGATTGTATATATTCTGTCGAACAGACTCCCAATAGAAAAGCTCTGTCTTAGCATCATAAATGCCAATTGGTGTGTGTTTTTCCAGAGTAAAGAGGTGTTCCAGAACCGAATCGGCTTCGTGGTGTGTCTTACAATGGATATGTTGATACTGCTCTGAAAGCAGATAGATTACAGAAAAACGATTCATGATCTGTTTTAGATTAAGTTACGGAAATGTTGTTTAAGGTTACTAAAGATTTTCTTTCTTTCTGTATATGTCGGTTTCATAAATTATCTGACCAATTTATAGTATTAATGAACGAAGGATAATTTTAGTAGTTTCGTTACTATTCATGTAACGACTTATATAGACTTAATTGTTTGACTGTACAAATAGGATTAAAGCAGTTTTTCTCCCTCTATTCTATCAATATTTATTGAAAGGTTATTTTTATAGTTGCTTTCGAAGAGACACAAATAAATAGAATACATAGTATTACCAACTTATGGGTAAGTATTCTTCAACTAGAGCGTATCTGTTAATTGCAAACATGTGCAGTCGTAATTATTTGCCTAAGTTACTATAATTATATTATATATATAAATAGTTTATGAATTGTTATTTTAGTTAACTATGCATTGAGCTATTTAGTAGACCACATATTCATTTAAATAAAATTAACACAGGTTATCGACGGAGAAGTATTGATAAATTGATTTAAAAGAAAGTATAAACATATATTTGAATAATTATTAATCTTTGGTTTTAAGGTCTTCTTAAAATACTATTTTTTGCCAACTGGTGGGAATCCCAGCCCATGTATCAAGTACTATGGCATGAAAATATACCAGATTATATGTACTCTTCTTTTATCGATTAGTATGCACTGGGCTGTCTTTGCGCAGCCTGATGCCGACTTTTATAAATCAACAGCCCGGCAACCCACCAGCGGAGTAGGGTTTAGAGTTGGGCTTAACTATTCAAAGCCAGCCGTTACGTCTGCAGTAGTAGTGGCCAGTCCTTCGACAGCAACTTCATATCTGGGTGGGGTTGAGCCTCAATTCGGGTATTATATTGGTGCGTACTTGTACCATGATTTGAGACCAAATCAGTTTACTTTTCGCTTGGATGCGACCGTGCAGGCACAAGTTGCCAGAGCAGCCTATAACGGCAAAACAGTAGCCAATCCCAGTTATTATTATCTTGGTATGACGCCACTTGTGGGGTTACACTTAACCAATAATTTAACGATTTATACGGGTCCTGAAGTAAATTTACAGGTAGCCAGACGAGGTTCCTGGGGCAAGGGGTATCCTCTGGAAGTAGGTGTAAATATGCGCTTTACGTACTCGTTTGGCCGATTTGGGGCTGAAGTAGGATACTTCAGAGGGTTCACCAAAATTGATCGCTTTGAACTATATAATCTACCCGGCGGTCCTGCCATCAATGATATTTACAATCAAAATATGCAGGCAGGGATATTGTATAAGCTGGGCCGATAAACAAGTGTAGTATGTTTCGATTTTTAGCAGGCATCGCTCTGTCACTAGTACCACAATTGGTACAAGCTCAGGAAACAGTTTATAGCTTGATACCTGACTCCACCCAGGCACGTGTTGCGCCTGTTTCGCGGGCCAGACAACTCGTTAAAGCAGGTATTGGCCTGCCCCTTTTCCGACAAAGTTCGGTTTCTCCTCCTTTTAAAACGCTGGGGCTCGATGTGACGCTGGAGCGTAAAATCGCCAGTGGCTTAGCCGTCGTTGTCGGTCTGGAAACTCAATATAGCTTTAGTCAATATGCCCAGCTCTACACTGTGGAGTTGCCTATAGGTCTACGCTATTATTTTTCGGTTGGGAAAAAGATGAAGCAACGCAATGACCCACACGGATTTTTCAGTTATTATGTGTCCCTGCAAACGCACAACGCCTTGTTTTCGAGCTTGTTTTATGACACACCTAATCCAAATGTTCAGCGGTATCATAGAGGTCAGATTTTGGATCACGACACCAATGTTGGCAAGTATGACGAGGCTTTCAATATGATGCAACATGCCTATTTCCAGATAGGCTCACAATTTAAATTGTCTGGAAATGCTTATCTGGATATAAACGCTGCCCTTCCAATTCGTAAACTGGTCTATACTAAATCAGACTACACGCTGGCAACTCCTGCGTACATCAACATCAAATACGGCATTGCCTGGCCAAAATAAAAGGCAAACTCGTAGCTACCGGCAAATCTGTAACCCTCAGTTAGCTGCTTTTCCTGACCAGCGGAAAATGTATGTAGAAATAATTTAGTGCAAGGTGATCACTTCATTACAGCCAGTTCTTTCCTGACCACCGGGGCTACCTTCGTACCGAACAGTTCAATGGCATGCAACACTTTGTGGTGTGGTAAATCGTGCCCGCCAATCAATTGAGCCAGATAACGGGTATTCTGGAACAACTCATGGAAATGCAGAATCTTGTCGATCATCTGTTGCGGACTACCCACCAGCAAAGGCCCATACTGGCGCATTGCCTCGAACTGCGCCCTGTCTAACGGAGCCCATCCCCGCTCCCGACCAACCCGATTCATCATAGCCTGGTAGGTCGGAAAAAGATCATCTGCTGCCTGTTGCGACTGGTCGGCCACAAAAAAATGGGAGTTGATCGCCAAGGGTAATTGACTGACATCGTGCCCGGCATCCTGAGCCGCCTGTCGATATAGATTAACGAAAGGGACAAACCGTTCAGGGCTTCCGCCAAGCAAGGCCAGTGTCATGGGAATATTCATTTTCCCCGCCCGAACCGCCGAGGCTGGTGTGCCGCCAACAGCCAGCCAGATGGGGATCTGAGGCTGTAATGGGCGAGGATACACACCTAAATTGGCTATGGAGGCCCGATGTTTTCCCTGCCAGCTTACCAGTTCCTGTTGGTTGATCTTAAGCAGCAAATCCAGCTTCTCGGTGAATAACTCATTATAATCGTCCAAGTCATAGCCAAACAACGGAAACGATTCGATGAAAGACCCACGGCCAGCCATAATTTCGGCCCGCCCATTGGAGATTAAGTCCAGAGAGGCAAAGTTTTGAAACACACGTACCGGATCAGCCGAACTAAGTACCGTTACGGAGCTGGACAACCGTATGTTTTTGGTCAGGGGGGCTGCTGCGGCCAGGATAATTTCGGGAGCAGAGACCACATAATCGGGCCTATGGTGCTCGCCAAGAGCATATACGTCCAGCCCCACCTCGTCGGCCAGTTTTATTTCTTCCAGCAGTTGCTGCACCCGCTTATGCGCATTGATAGCCTTCCCGGCTACGCCATCGGGCTGGACTTCGCCAAAGCTACTGATTCCTAATTCCATGCTTACTCGATGCTAAAGAATTGATGCTGATATTGAGTACTTTAAGCCTTTCCCACAAAAAAATAAAGCACACGGATGACACAGATTAAACGGATTTTCACAGAAAAAATCTGTAAACGGGAGGGTTTTTGTGGAAATCCATTCAATCTGTGTCATCCGTGTGCCATTTTTAGTCATTACTGGCTGAATCCAGTTTTTATAAGAAAGACCTCTCAGCCTACTATAATACCTAGAATTTTATTTTAATGGATCAGATACTTTGGGTTAAAACTTATAAATCTTCCGAAAAACTAATCACGTAGCGTCTTCGGTTTTATTAACTTTATGCCTAAGAAAGTTTAGAAGATAAGGTATTGACAAACGATTTAGTAACAATCGGCGAGTTATTCGAATTGCTTGCTAAAGCCACTCGTGATGCTGTTTGGCATTGGGATCTGGAAGCTAATACGGTATGGTGGAATGAAGGGTTTACGACGCTGTTTGGCTACGAAATTCTGACCAACGAAAGTGATCCTGCATCCTGGTATGACAACATCCACCCTGATGATAAAGAACGAACACTTGCCAGCATCCATACTGTTATAGATGGAGGTGGAAAAAACTGGTCGGCAGAGTACCGGTTTCGTCGGGCAGATGGCACCTTTGCTACCGTTTATGACCGGGGCTATATTTTACACCGGGAAAGCCAGGCTATCCGAATGGTTGGTGCCATGCAGGATGTAACCGAGCGGGTAGCTTTGCAGCAGGCACGGGATGAAAGCGAAGAGCGACTACGGTTTGCGCTGGAATCGGCCCAAATGGGTACCTGGGAATTTGATCCTGTCCAGAATGTTGCCCGATGGGATGAGCGAAGCGAAAAGTTGCTGGGCTGGGTTAAAGGCGATTTAAGTTATGAGGATTCATTAAAAAATATCCATCCCGATGATCGGGAACGGGTCAATGCGGCTGTGCAATGGGCGTTGAATCCAAAATCGGGCGGCAGGTATAACACAAGTTTCAGAACCATTGGAGCCGACGATGGAAAACTGCGTTGGGTGCGCTTTATTGGTCAGACATACTTTACGGAAGCGGGAGTGGCTTATCGTTTTTCCGGCGTAGCGCAGGAAATTACGGCTGAAGTAGTTGCTCGCGAGAAAGCAAGTTTAGCGGAGCAACAGGCTCGAATAGCCATTGAAGGCTCTGGCTCTGGCTCGTTTTCCATCGATATTGATTCCAACGAGATGCTGTACTCACCATCTCTTGCCCGAATCTTTACGGGCGACGAAACGCGCGGTGTAACCCGTGATGTATTTGTCGAGCACCTTCATCCCGACGATCGTTCTGCTCGGGAACAGGCCTATGTCAATGCCGCTACAACAAACACGATAAATTATGAAGCTCGCTTTATCTGGTCGGATAACTCGGTGCATTGGGTTAAAGTAATTGGGCAATACTTGTTCAATTCAGACGGTAAACCCACAACATTATCGGGGATTGCGCTGGATATTACCGAGCAGAAAGAACAGAAAAAGGCCCTCTCAGAGAGTGATGCTTTGTTTCGCAACATCACCAATGCATCAACGGCGGCTTTGTGGATTACCAACGAAGATTCGGCAGTTACCTATGTCAGTCAGAAATGGATTGAGTGGACCGGGGCCCCGCTCGAAAAGCACCTCGGAAACGGTTGGTTACACTATGTTACGGCTTCTGACAGACAACGGGCTTCTGAAAGTTTGCTAGCCGATTTTCGCGCGTTTCGCTATCATGAAAGCCAGTTCCGGGTGGAGCATATAAACGGTACCAAGCGCTGGGTGGTTTGTACGGGTACACCACAATATACTGCTGATGGTGAATTTTCCGGCTACGTTGGTGCTATTCTGGACATTAGTGACCGGGTTGAAGCAGAAGAGAGACTACGTACTAGTGAGGAGCGATTTCGGAATATGATCAACCAGGCTCCTGTGGCCATTGGTATTCTGAACGGTCGGAACATGCGAGTTGAAACGGCTAATCTCCCCATGCTGGAAATTTGGGGGAAAAGTGCGTCGATTATTGGGCTTCCATTGTTAAAAGCCCTTCCGGAAATAGAAGACCAGGGGTTTATGGAGCTACTTGAGCATGTCTATGACTCGGGCAACGCCCACTATGGATTTGAAACCCTGGCGCGGCTTCATCGAAAAGGAAAGCTGGAAGAAGCTTATTTTAACTTTGTCTATGCACCTGTACGTGACGATTCCGATACAATTAGTGGTGTTATTGTCGTGGCTACGGAAGTGAGCCAACAGGTAAAAGCTAAAATTGCCCTTCAGGAAAGCGAACAACGGTTTCGTAATCTGATTGAAGAGGCTCCCGTAGCTACAAGCCTGTTTGTGGGTCGTGACCTGATCATCGACATGCCAAACGAAGCTATTATCAAGTTTTGGGGTAAGGGCAATGGGGTTATTGGTAAACCGCTTCGCGAGGCTCTTCCCGAATTACAGGGGCAGTCATTTCTCGAAATTCTCGATGACATATATACGACGGGCAATGAATATAGTGCCCAGGAAGCCAGAGCCGATCTGGTTGTAGACGGGCAGTTGAGAACATTCTATTTTAACTTTACGTATAAGCCGCTACGAAATGCCGCCGGGGAGATATACGCCATTCTTGATATGGCAATTGATGTTACAGATCAGGTTGTAGCTCGCCGTGCTATCGAGGAAAGTGAATTGCGTTTCCGTACCCTGATGGAAGCTATTGCCCAGATGACCTGGACAAATACCCCCCAGGGTGATATGAATTTTTATAATCAACGCTGGTACAAGTATACCGGGCTTGATTTTGACCAAAGCAAAGGCTTCGGCTGGCAGGATGTTGTACATCCCGACGACCTCCCGATTACGCTGGAAGCCTATAAACGGTCACTCACAAGCGGCAGTGTTTTCGTAGTTGAAAATAGGTATCGTCGTGGGTCAGATGGGATGTATCGCTGGCATTTGAATCGAGCCATCCCTATTCGGGATGAAGCGGGTGAGATTACTTTATGGGTAGGTTCAGCCACCGATATTCATGAACAAAAACTACTGGCCGCGAACCTGGAAGAGCAGGTTTTGGCTCGTACCAAAGAGCTAGAGGCTTCAAACTATGACCTGCGTCGTTCAAATGAGAACCTGGAAAAGTTCGCGTATATCGCTAGCCACGATTTGCAGGAACCACTACGAAAAATACAGTCATTTGGCGATATTCTGAAAAGTCAGCATGCCAGTCAATTGGGTGAGGGTGTAAACTACCTGGAGCGGATGCAGATTGCAGCCGGGCGTATGTCATTGCTAATCAAAGATTTACTTGCATTCTCTCGTATTTCTACCCGGCAGGAAACAGCTGCTCCGGTAGCGTTGAATAACATCGTGAACGAAGTGCTGGACGATCTGGAAGTTGCTATACAACAGGCCGCCGGACAGGTTGTTGTCGAGGAATTACCTACCATTTTAGGCGATGAATCACAATTGCGGCAACTATTTCAAAACCTGCTAAGTAATGCGTTGAAATTTAAAAGGGAGGGAGTTACGCCATATATTCAGGTTCATAGCGAGCGTATTGCGGCTAACGATTTACCACCCTCTGTGCGGCCACCCCGTTCAGCAGCGGCTTATTACTGTATCCGTGTTATTGATAATGGCATTGGTTTCGACGAAAAATACATTGATCGTATTTTTCAGGTTTTCCAACGACTACATAGCCGCAATGAATATGCCGGGACGGGCATTGGACTGGCCGTTTGTGAGAAAGTAGTTGCCAATCACGGGGGAACCATAACGGCTGTTAGTCAGCCGGGACAGGGAGCTACATTTTTGATCTACTTCCCTGTGAATGAGTAGTATTTACTCAAGTAGGCAAAGGATTGGAGCATACCTTATAGATGGGTATCATTGGTAATCAAAAAGGATTATAACCACAGAGACGGTCCGCCGTTGCGGCACAGAGGTTAAATGGGGCTTTTTTTACCCTTCCAAACCTCTGTGCCGAAACGGCGGACCGTCTCTGTGGTTATAATCCTTTTGTTAAATGCCGAAAATGAATGACACTAACTGAATCATAGTTTGTAGCTAATAACTAGTCAACGTTAACTGGCCAGAAAATTAACAGCCTGTTTCAAGGTTCGCTCGTTATGGCTTTCGGGGTCCGTGTAGGAGCGTTCGCCAACTTCAATAGTAAGTTCTTTACCAACAAGTTGTTTCGTATCGAGGTCTTTACCTTCCTGAGCCGTTACACCCACCTGATCGAACAAGCTGATGATAGCGGGCATACCTGCTGGTGACTGATAAAATCGGTGCGATACATACCCTTCATCGTTCTCGAATCGGACAGCAAAAAAAGGAATACCTTTATACTCACTGGACCCTTCGTCGATATGAGTAATGGTAACCTGCTGCTGTCCATCAGGCAATAATGCCTTATCCTGTCCTTTTTCTACTGCGATTTTCATAGTGTTGAGATTGTGTTTTATTTATATTATAAACAGCTTGTTAATTGATTTGTTTATAAAAATAGTTTGTTTCGATGAAGAATAGCGGTGAAGATGAATGAAGTTCAGCGTACTATTTTGATTTTATATATTTTAGTTGTATTATATTGCTTGTGTTGCATCGCAGCTTTAGTGATATCCGGGTAAATTGAAAACAGGAATCACACATGTTGCAAGGCATTTTCTGGCGCTTGGATGCCGATGGATTCTTTCTAAATTAGCGTTGTTTAAACGGATACAGAAACTTTAGCGGTCTCGGGACGTTAACGAATTGAAGCGGTAAAATTTATGAAGTCAATTGTTGCACTACTACTGGCCGGTCTGATGTTGGGAAGCAGCTTGCTCCCCGGTTTCAGTATTGACCAATCGGCCAAGTGGGTCGAGCTGGTGCAGCATTACGACCAACACCGCCGGGCCGATACGCATCTGGGCTTCCTGGATTTTCTGGCTATGCATTACGGGGCCAATTCTGAGCATCAGAAACACCCCAATCACAGCCATCAGAACTTACCGACGAGCGGGCATGTCGTGCCTGTATTCTCACCCAACGTTGTTCGCCTTCATTTTTCCTCGGCTATCAGCACTATTTTGCTCAGCAAGGCCGATTTTTTCAGCAAGGCCGATCTGTATTCCTTTTTAGGGGTATTCTCCCTCATTAATCCGCCCCGACGGTAAGACTCCGGCTTTTGTAAGCCTCTTTGCGCCCGTTCGGCTGCATTATTCGCCCTGATTGGGCCAGTTTCTCTATTTCATATCTCCAGAAATAAACTGACGCTCAGGCGTTAGCGGTCCGTATTTCGTATGCATCTGTACGCCCGACAGATAGCTGCTATCTGACTATTATCCTATCTTATGTTAAACGCAATCATTCAATTCTCCATCCGCAACAAGCTGATTATCGGCCTGTTTTCTATAGCCCTGGTGCTTTGGGGCGGCTGGTCGGCTACGCAGCTACCTATTGATGCCGTTCCCGACATCACCAATAATCAGGTACAGGTCATTACCAGTAGCCCGTCATTGGCTGCCGAAGATATCGAACGTCTGGTGACGTTTCCCGTTGAAGTAAGCTTGTCAAATATTCCCGATCTGGTCGAAATTCGCTCGTTTTCACGCTTTGGATTGTCAATTGTTACGGTGGTTTTTACCGATGCTACCGACGTTTACTGGGCCAGACAACAAATTGCTGAGCGACTACAGAATGTAGTCAATCAGATTCCGCCGGGTGTGGGTGTGCCGGTAATGGCACCCGTAACAACGGGACTGGGCGAGATTTTCCAATATACAGTTGCTCCAAAGAAAGGTTATGAATCGAAATACTCATTAACTGATCTGCGCACGATTCAGGATTGGACCATTCGGCGCGGGCTGTTGGGTACGCCCGGTGTGGCCGATGTGAGCGGTTTCGGGGGGCTGATGAAACAGTACGAAATTGCGGTTGACCCCGACCGGCTGCGTAGTCTCGGGATCACTATTACCGAAATTTTTACGGCCTTACAGCAGAACAACCAGAATACGGGCGGTGCGTACATCGACAAAAAACCGAATGCTTACTTTATCCGCTCCGATGGCCTGATCAGTTCGACCAACGACATAGCCGACATCGTCATTCATTTGAATGCACAAGGATTACCCGTACGGGTTCGCGATGTGGCCGGGGTGACAATGGGCTCGGCGGTTCGTTACGGGGCTGTTACCCGAAATGGCACAGGCGAAACCGTTGGTGCCGTTGTGATGATGATCAAAGGCGAAAATTCGTCGGCAGTGATCAAGCGAGTCAAAACCAAAATTGCCGAGATTCAGAAAACTCTGCCCGAGGGCGTTCAGATTGTGCCGTTTCTGGACCGCACAAAAATGGTGGATAGTGCCATTGGTACTGTTGAACGCAATTTGCTGGAGGGTGCCGCCATTGTCATTTTTGTGCTTGTTTTGCTGCTGGGAAATTTCAGGGCTGGTTTTGTCGTGGCCTCGGTAATTCCACTGGCGTTGCTGTTTGCCATTTCGATGATGAATCTGTTTGGCGTATCGGGCAATCTCATGAGTCTGGGGGCTATTGACTTCGGCCTCATTGTGGATGGGGCCGTTATTATTGTTGAAGCAACCCTGCACCACATTACTCTTCGAAACAAGGATAAGACCCTCACGCAGGATGAAATGGATGACGAGGTGTTCCTCTCGGCGGCTCGGATACGCTCTTCGGCGGCTTTTGGGGAGATCATTATCCTGATTGTGTACCTGCCAATTCTGGCATTGTCGGGCATTGAAGGCAAGATGTTCCGGCCAATGGCGCTGACAGTGGCTTTCGCTATTCTGGGCGCGTTTATTCTGTCGATTACCTATGTGCCCATGATTTCGGCCCTGATGCTGGACAAGAAAATCGTTCATAAAGAAACGTTTTCGGATAAGATCATGAAACGCCTGTATCGCTTTTATGAGCCAGTGCTCTTACGCGCCTTAAAGCATCGGCTACTGATTTTGC contains:
- a CDS encoding PAS domain S-box protein; amino-acid sequence: MTNDLVTIGELFELLAKATRDAVWHWDLEANTVWWNEGFTTLFGYEILTNESDPASWYDNIHPDDKERTLASIHTVIDGGGKNWSAEYRFRRADGTFATVYDRGYILHRESQAIRMVGAMQDVTERVALQQARDESEERLRFALESAQMGTWEFDPVQNVARWDERSEKLLGWVKGDLSYEDSLKNIHPDDRERVNAAVQWALNPKSGGRYNTSFRTIGADDGKLRWVRFIGQTYFTEAGVAYRFSGVAQEITAEVVAREKASLAEQQARIAIEGSGSGSFSIDIDSNEMLYSPSLARIFTGDETRGVTRDVFVEHLHPDDRSAREQAYVNAATTNTINYEARFIWSDNSVHWVKVIGQYLFNSDGKPTTLSGIALDITEQKEQKKALSESDALFRNITNASTAALWITNEDSAVTYVSQKWIEWTGAPLEKHLGNGWLHYVTASDRQRASESLLADFRAFRYHESQFRVEHINGTKRWVVCTGTPQYTADGEFSGYVGAILDISDRVEAEERLRTSEERFRNMINQAPVAIGILNGRNMRVETANLPMLEIWGKSASIIGLPLLKALPEIEDQGFMELLEHVYDSGNAHYGFETLARLHRKGKLEEAYFNFVYAPVRDDSDTISGVIVVATEVSQQVKAKIALQESEQRFRNLIEEAPVATSLFVGRDLIIDMPNEAIIKFWGKGNGVIGKPLREALPELQGQSFLEILDDIYTTGNEYSAQEARADLVVDGQLRTFYFNFTYKPLRNAAGEIYAILDMAIDVTDQVVARRAIEESELRFRTLMEAIAQMTWTNTPQGDMNFYNQRWYKYTGLDFDQSKGFGWQDVVHPDDLPITLEAYKRSLTSGSVFVVENRYRRGSDGMYRWHLNRAIPIRDEAGEITLWVGSATDIHEQKLLAANLEEQVLARTKELEASNYDLRRSNENLEKFAYIASHDLQEPLRKIQSFGDILKSQHASQLGEGVNYLERMQIAAGRMSLLIKDLLAFSRISTRQETAAPVALNNIVNEVLDDLEVAIQQAAGQVVVEELPTILGDESQLRQLFQNLLSNALKFKREGVTPYIQVHSERIAANDLPPSVRPPRSAAAYYCIRVIDNGIGFDEKYIDRIFQVFQRLHSRNEYAGTGIGLAVCEKVVANHGGTITAVSQPGQGATFLIYFPVNE
- a CDS encoding Atu2307/SP_0267 family LLM class monooxygenase — its product is MELGISSFGEVQPDGVAGKAINAHKRVQQLLEEIKLADEVGLDVYALGEHHRPDYVVSAPEIILAAAAPLTKNIRLSSSVTVLSSADPVRVFQNFASLDLISNGRAEIMAGRGSFIESFPLFGYDLDDYNELFTEKLDLLLKINQQELVSWQGKHRASIANLGVYPRPLQPQIPIWLAVGGTPASAVRAGKMNIPMTLALLGGSPERFVPFVNLYRQAAQDAGHDVSQLPLAINSHFFVADQSQQAADDLFPTYQAMMNRVGRERGWAPLDRAQFEAMRQYGPLLVGSPQQMIDKILHFHELFQNTRYLAQLIGGHDLPHHKVLHAIELFGTKVAPVVRKELAVMK
- a CDS encoding glycoside hydrolase family 32 protein — protein: MQKIVRIIALLALIACHAHGQSTKAGIKPELYRPLYHFTPKAHWMNDPNGMVYYKGTYHLFFQYYPDATVWGPMHWGHATSKDMVRWQEQPIALYPDSLGWIFSGSAVVDVNNTSGFGKNGQTPLVAIFTHHNSTLEKAKSDKFQYQSLAYSLDEGKTWTKYAGNPVLQNPGITDFRDPKVRWFEPQKKWIMTLATKDRITFYSSPNLKNWTRESDFGSNLGAHGGVWECPDLFPLTYNGRQAWVLLVSINPGGPNGGSATQYFVGDFDGKNFKPYSTKTKWMDYGTDNYAGVTFANTGNRTILMGWMSNWQYARDVPTVAWRSATTVPRELGLAEVNKELLLTSKPIKELDVLDGQGFSLKNLPVKGQYDLTAKTKNETGLFKLDLSTQNTNDFSIVLANDKGNELVVGYDKSANVFYIDRSRSGKTDFEKGFAGRHTAPRSAVATKISLTLLVDAASVELFADNGLSVMTDIFFPEKDMTRLSVKSAKGVTISSMNYTKITAGSKAGQ